A stretch of the Vulcanisaeta souniana JCM 11219 genome encodes the following:
- a CDS encoding transketolase family protein, with protein MREALGVTLARLGEDNDKLVVITTDVGESTRARYFGERFPGRYFNIGISEQDLIGVAVGFALGGYVPIAMAYAMFMMRGWEQIRNSLGRMNLNVKLIATHAGLSDFADGPSHQAIEDVALMRTLSNMIVVAPADAWDVERIIPRIIEHRGPVYVRIGRDYSPPITMDLDYEFRLGDVYELVDGDDAAIMGYGPPLYGAVKAAMELRKMGIKVGVYNVPTIKPLNEYTVKRIAHRVGNIIVVEEHSPRGGLGSAIAELVSGIARVKMLGVDGYGHWGRSEEELLRFYGLDEESITDVALKLVNSQ; from the coding sequence ATGAGGGAAGCCCTGGGTGTTACCTTGGCAAGGCTTGGTGAGGATAATGATAAGTTAGTGGTTATTACCACGGATGTCGGTGAATCAACCAGGGCCAGGTACTTCGGCGAGAGATTCCCAGGTAGGTACTTCAATATTGGAATTTCTGAGCAGGACCTCATTGGCGTCGCCGTGGGCTTTGCGCTGGGTGGGTATGTGCCTATTGCTATGGCATACGCAATGTTCATGATGAGGGGCTGGGAACAAATAAGGAATTCCCTGGGTAGGATGAACCTCAATGTCAAGTTAATAGCAACACACGCAGGTCTCAGTGACTTCGCGGACGGACCGAGCCATCAGGCAATTGAGGATGTGGCTCTAATGAGGACCCTTAGTAACATGATCGTTGTTGCGCCGGCGGATGCCTGGGATGTGGAGAGGATAATACCAAGGATAATAGAGCACAGGGGCCCTGTCTATGTTAGGATTGGCCGTGATTACTCACCGCCAATAACAATGGACTTGGATTACGAGTTTAGGCTTGGTGATGTCTATGAGTTGGTGGATGGAGATGATGCGGCAATAATGGGTTATGGACCTCCACTGTACGGTGCTGTTAAGGCAGCCATGGAGCTTAGGAAAATGGGTATTAAAGTCGGTGTTTATAATGTGCCCACAATAAAGCCGCTCAATGAATATACCGTTAAGAGGATTGCCCATAGGGTTGGTAATATAATCGTTGTTGAGGAGCACTCACCAAGGGGTGGCCTTGGTTCCGCCATTGCAGAGTTGGTTAGTGGTATTGCCAGGGTGAAGATGCTTGGCGTTGATGGTTATGGCCATTGGGGTAGGTCTGAGGAGGAATTACTGAGGTTTTATGGGCTTGATGAGGAGTCAATAACAGATGTCGCACTTAAATTAGTCAATTCCCAGTGA
- a CDS encoding shikimate kinase gives MSPKIVEYITYGGVSIVNAIPAWLGGAIAIDLKVKVTVNEGSCNMNDFLLFILNYLEREFNSKINVCINVNSEVPSASGLKSNSAVAAGVIYAMMRFMDRDINPVEAARLTAIITRAHGSSITGAFDDASAAILGGAVLTDNKSMKIIKQLPISELKVLITGYKEKKKLSNIDRLKSLSGIYRELFNIALNGDLWRATTINGILVAESLRYHRALDTIGAALGLGAVTAGVSGNGPAIFAMFKPGEEGPFIDYVERNWGYYLLTNPVGARYIV, from the coding sequence ATGAGTCCAAAGATCGTGGAATACATAACCTATGGAGGAGTATCGATAGTAAACGCAATACCTGCATGGCTGGGCGGCGCCATTGCCATAGACCTAAAGGTCAAGGTAACTGTTAATGAGGGATCCTGTAATATGAATGATTTTCTGCTATTCATCCTTAACTACCTGGAGCGAGAATTCAATTCTAAAATCAACGTATGCATTAATGTTAACAGTGAGGTCCCCAGTGCCAGTGGTTTAAAGAGTAATAGTGCCGTTGCGGCAGGTGTTATTTACGCCATGATGAGGTTCATGGATAGGGACATAAACCCAGTGGAGGCTGCTAGGTTAACTGCCATTATAACCAGGGCGCACGGATCATCAATAACGGGAGCCTTTGATGATGCATCTGCCGCAATACTCGGCGGTGCTGTCTTGACTGACAATAAATCAATGAAGATCATTAAGCAACTACCCATCAGTGAACTCAAGGTATTGATCACTGGATATAAGGAGAAAAAGAAATTGAGCAACATAGATAGGCTGAAATCACTGTCCGGAATATACAGGGAATTATTCAATATTGCCTTAAATGGTGACCTATGGAGGGCAACCACGATAAACGGTATCCTAGTCGCGGAGTCCCTGAGGTACCACAGGGCATTGGATACCATAGGCGCCGCGCTAGGTCTTGGTGCCGTAACCGCCGGTGTTAGTGGTAATGGACCGGCCATATTTGCCATGTTTAAACCTGGGGAGGAGGGACCGTTTATAGATTATGTAGAGAGGAACTGGGGTTATTACTTGCTTACTAATCCCGTAGGCGCACGCTATATCGTGTGA